The following are encoded in a window of Psilocybe cubensis strain MGC-MH-2018 chromosome 4, whole genome shotgun sequence genomic DNA:
- a CDS encoding Transcription factor SOX-4 → MSFSFGGTPNSLSEQFFDDLSFTYADRDATLSLLGHEGAIPSLSQYSLASSGTCGIDASFSVPPRRPSSRRREPGHIPRPRNAFIFFRSWYINNMHESKDVKQNELSKQAGEIWKNMSVEEKKPFLQFAAIEKERHYAMFPDYVYSPNTTTATNKKAPKCKVSRATSSSVSPEASSTSWNHIGEVFYSDGYEPLAPFNNHIEHVSNQLEYQQYTQNTSPECLPTLPHSWFNQGLNADLPSMTTPLSPNPSSYPLSDTPLPLTYDNPYLGFLDYTFPDVCSEADGLMQQFMDDSMEWLELTNPVSGFSTNFGQ, encoded by the exons ATGTCTTTCTCCTTCGGTGGTACACCCAACTCTCTCTCTGAACAATTTTTTGACGACCTATCGTTCACTTATGCTG ACCGTGATGCTACCTTGAGCTTGCTGGGTCACGAGGGCGCGATACCTTCACTTTCCCAATATTCTCTTGCCTCTTCCGGTACTTGTGGTATCGATGCGTCCTTTTCCGTCCCTCCTCGTCGCCCAAGCAGCCGTCGTCGCGAACCAGGACACATCCCTCGCCCTCGTAAtgcttttattttcttccGCTCATGGTACATCAACAATATGCATGAGTCCAAGGATGTGAAGCAGAACGAATTGAGCAAACAGGCCGGCGAAATATGGAAAAACATGTCCGTTGAAGAGAAGAAACCTTTCTTGCAATTTGCCGCTATCGAAAAAGAGCGACACTATGCCATGTTCCCTGACTACGTCTACTCCCCCAACACGACCACGGCAACTAACAAGAAGGCACCCAAGTGCAAAGTCTCTCGCGCTACCTCCAGTTCGGTGTCACCGGAGGCGTCGTCGACTTCGTGGAACCACATTGGCGAG GTATTCTATTCGGATGGATATGAGCCTCTTGCACCATTCAACAACCATATTGAGCACGTCTCCAATCAACTGGAGTATCAGCAATACACGCAGAACACGTCGCCTGAATGTTTACCTACCCTTCCACACTCCTGGTTCAATCAGGGATTGAACGCTGATCTACCATCGATGACTACTCCATTATCTCCAAATCCATCGTCATACCCTCTCTCCGACACACCGTTACCCTTGACATATGATAATCCTTACCTTGGTTTTCTGGACTACACATTCCCTGACGTGTGTTCAGAGGCAGACGGTCTGATGCAACAGTTCATGGATGACTCGATGGAATGGTTAGAGCTCACCAACCCTGTTTCGGGGTTTTCTACGAACTTTGGGCAATAG